A window of the Ostrea edulis chromosome 1, xbOstEdul1.1, whole genome shotgun sequence genome harbors these coding sequences:
- the LOC125681992 gene encoding GPI mannosyltransferase 1-like isoform X1 encodes MMPPKLEIRVVLGLGLLIRMIMILYGEWQDRTSIVKYTDVDYNVFTDAAEYMTQGVSPYNRSTYRYTPILAWMLQPNITVSPLFGKVLFVLFDVLSGYLIYVLLMSENTGQTRSILCASIWLFNPLPIAVSSRGNAESIMSFLVLLTLRLFQQNRILLGAAIYALSVHVKIYPMTYCLALYLYYSRKEENSQPSSMMCWLQRKLWPTNKNFIMVLVATLTFVLLTGLCYQKYGWDFLHETYLYHITRRDIRHNFSVYFYMLYLSANSPYSGALGLAAFLPQLILLVVCSIKFHRDPPMSFFLNTLIFVTFNKVCTSQYFLWYLSLLPLVLPSLSMSIRRGVSLAILWLLGQGLWLLPAYLLEFEGLNTFLLIWLAGMVFFLINIVVIAAIVDSYVYNAWGQNSQKRA; translated from the exons ATGATGCCTCCGAAACTGGAAATAAGAGTAGTCCTTGGTCTTGGCCTGTTAATAAGAATGATAATGATTTTATATGGAGAGTGGCAGGATCGGACATCCATTGTCAAGTATACAGATGTCGATTATAATGTGTTTACGGACGCCGCAGAATACATGACTCAG GGGGTTTCTCCTTACAACAGATCCACATATCGCTACACTCCCATTTTGGCATGGATGCTTCAGCCCAATATAACAGTCTCCCCATTATTTGGAAAGGTGTTGTTTGTACTGTTTGATGTCTTGAGTGGGTACCTCATCTACGTCCTGCTAATGTCAGAAAACACTGGGCAGACTCGGTCCATTTTATGTGCCTCCATCTGGTTGTTCAACCCATTACCAATAGCTGTATCTAGCCGAGGAAATGCGGAATCTATTATGTCATTTCTGGTGTTATTAACTTTGAGACTGTTCCAGCAAAATAGAATTCTTCTTGGAGCTGCCATTTATGCTCTCTCAGTCCATGTCAAAATATATCCGATGACTTACTGTCTAGCACTGTATTTGTACTACAGCAGGAAGGAGGAGAATTCCCAGCCGAGCTCAATGATGTGCTGGTTACAGAGAAAACTATGGCCTACAAATAAGAATTTCATCATGGTTCTGGTTGCCACATTGACCTTTGTTCTGTTAACAGGACTGTGctatcaaaa GTATGGCTGGGATTTCCTCCATGAGACATATCTCTACCACATCACTCGCCGTGACATCCGACACAATTTCTCTGTGTATTTCTACATGCTGTACCTAAGTGCCAATTCTCCTTATTCTGGAGCCCTAGGACTGGCAGCATTCCTGCCTCAGCTCATTCTGTTAGTCGTCTGCTCAATCAAGTTTCACAGGGATCCACCCATGAGTTTCTTTCTCAATACTCTTATTTTTGTGACATTCAACAAAGTTTGCACTTCTCAA TACTTTTTATGGTATCTCTCTTTGCTGCCCCTGGTTTTACCAAGCTTGTCCATGTCTATCAGGAGAGGGGTCTCACTTGCTATACTCTGGCTTCTCGGACAG GGTCTCTGGTTGTTGCCAGCATATCTCCTGGAATTTGAAGGATTGAAcacatttcttttgatttggTTGGCGGGAATGGTTTTCTTCCTCATCAACATAGTAGTGATAGCAGCTATTGTCGACAGTTATGTGTACAATGCGTGGGGGCAGAATTCCCAGAAACGAGCATAA
- the LOC125681992 gene encoding GPI mannosyltransferase 1-like isoform X2 produces the protein MMPPKLEIRVVLGLGLLIRMIMILYGEWQDRTSIVKYTDVDYNVFTDAAEYMTQGVSPYNRSTYRYTPILAWMLQPNITVSPLFGKVLFVLFDVLSGYLIYVLLMSENTGQTRSILCASIWLFNPLPIAVSSRGNAESIMSFLVLLTLRLFQQNRILLGAAIYALSVHVKIYPMTYCLALYLYYSRKEENSQPSSMMCWLQRKLWPTNKNFIMVLVATLTFVLLTGLCYQKYGWDFLHETYLYHITRRDIRHNFSVYFYMLYLSANSPYSGALGLAAFLPQLILLVVCSIKFHRDPPMSFFLNTLIFVTFNKVCTSQYFLWYLSLLPLVLPSLSMSIRRGVSLAILWLLGQLNSLPMSSLALMASGLMMWSVSSPRVSGCCQHISWNLKD, from the exons ATGATGCCTCCGAAACTGGAAATAAGAGTAGTCCTTGGTCTTGGCCTGTTAATAAGAATGATAATGATTTTATATGGAGAGTGGCAGGATCGGACATCCATTGTCAAGTATACAGATGTCGATTATAATGTGTTTACGGACGCCGCAGAATACATGACTCAG GGGGTTTCTCCTTACAACAGATCCACATATCGCTACACTCCCATTTTGGCATGGATGCTTCAGCCCAATATAACAGTCTCCCCATTATTTGGAAAGGTGTTGTTTGTACTGTTTGATGTCTTGAGTGGGTACCTCATCTACGTCCTGCTAATGTCAGAAAACACTGGGCAGACTCGGTCCATTTTATGTGCCTCCATCTGGTTGTTCAACCCATTACCAATAGCTGTATCTAGCCGAGGAAATGCGGAATCTATTATGTCATTTCTGGTGTTATTAACTTTGAGACTGTTCCAGCAAAATAGAATTCTTCTTGGAGCTGCCATTTATGCTCTCTCAGTCCATGTCAAAATATATCCGATGACTTACTGTCTAGCACTGTATTTGTACTACAGCAGGAAGGAGGAGAATTCCCAGCCGAGCTCAATGATGTGCTGGTTACAGAGAAAACTATGGCCTACAAATAAGAATTTCATCATGGTTCTGGTTGCCACATTGACCTTTGTTCTGTTAACAGGACTGTGctatcaaaa GTATGGCTGGGATTTCCTCCATGAGACATATCTCTACCACATCACTCGCCGTGACATCCGACACAATTTCTCTGTGTATTTCTACATGCTGTACCTAAGTGCCAATTCTCCTTATTCTGGAGCCCTAGGACTGGCAGCATTCCTGCCTCAGCTCATTCTGTTAGTCGTCTGCTCAATCAAGTTTCACAGGGATCCACCCATGAGTTTCTTTCTCAATACTCTTATTTTTGTGACATTCAACAAAGTTTGCACTTCTCAA TACTTTTTATGGTATCTCTCTTTGCTGCCCCTGGTTTTACCAAGCTTGTCCATGTCTATCAGGAGAGGGGTCTCACTTGCTATACTCTGGCTTCTCGGACAG CTTAATAGTCTACCCATGTCATCTTTGGCATTGATGGCCTCTGGTTTAATGATGTGGAGCGTGTCCAGTCCCAG GGTCTCTGGTTGTTGCCAGCATATCTCCTGGAATTTGAAGGATTGA